The sequence GCTTGGCCTCCTCGAGATACATCGCCTGCGCCTTCTCCGACGCGGCGAGGAGCGCCTGCTGCTGCTCCTCGGTCAGGCCCTCGAAGGTGGACTTGTTGACGAGGAGCGGCTGGTACATGAACCACAGCGCCGTGTCGCCCGCGGGCGTGAAGCACGCGACCTGCTCGTAGAGCCGGAAGGAGACGAAGCTCTCCGAGGAGGTGTTGACCGCGTCGAGCACGCCGGACTGCAGCGCCGAGTAGATCTCGGAGGACGCCATCGAGGTGATCGAGGCGCCGGCGGCGGCGAGCATCTGCTCGAACGACTTGCCCGCCGCGCGCATCTGCATGCCCGAGACGTCGTCCGGCGCGGTGATGCACTGCCCCGTCGACGCGAAGCCGCCGGCGAGATAGCCGTGGACGAGGACCATGACGTCGTCCTGCGCCATCAGGCCCTCGATCTCCTCCATGAACGGCGATTCGTTGAGCCGCGCCGCATGGTCGTGGTTCTTCACGAGGCCGGGCATCAGGGTGAGGTTGTAGGCGGGCTGCTGGCCGGACGCGTAGGAGAGCGGCAGCACGGTCATGTCGAGCTGGCCGCGCGACAGCGGGCGGTACTGCTCGCGCGCCTTGAACAGCGATTCGGAGGGATAGATCGTGATGTCGACGCCCGACGCCTTCACCGCCTCGTCGTCGGCGATCATCTGCGCGACGCGGTGGCGGACGTCCGCCGTGGACCATTGATGGCTCAGCCGCAGCTCCGCCGCGGAAGCGGGCGCGGCGGCGGTGGCGCCGAGCGCGGCGAACCCGAGCGCGGCGAGCGCGCCGGTCATCCGATGAGACATGGTGTCCTCCCGATCTGTGGTTCTCCGGGCCGGCTCGTGGGGCGACCGTGCCCTTGCCCCGAACGTGACGCTTGCGCGCACAATGTCAATCCATATGTATACACGGAGGGCTTTCGCACATGCACGAGGGGGCGGATCGCATGCGCCGTGCCGGGGACAAGCTGTCCGATCGCCTGCGCGAGGCGCTCGAGGAGGAGATCGTCACGGGCGCGCTCCAGCCGGGCGAGCGCCTGGAGGAGGTGGCGCTCGCCCAGCGCTTCGCGGTCTCGCGCACGCCGATCCGCGAGGCGCTGCACCAGCTCGCAGCCGCCGGCCTGATCGAGAATCGCCCGCGCCGGGGCGCCCTCGTCGCCGAGATCGGCCCCGAGCGGCTCGTCGAGATGTTCGAGGTGATGGGCGAGCTCGAGGGCCTGTGCGCCCGCCTCGCCGCGCGGCGCGCCGGGACGGCGGACATCGCCGCGATCCGCGCCGCCCACGAGGCCTGCACGCAGGCGATCGAGACGATGGACGTGGACGCCTACTACTATCGCAACGAGATTTTCCACGAGCGCATCCGCGAGACGGCGCGCAACGCCTTCCTGCTCGAGCAGGCGACCGCCCTGCAGCGGCGGCTGCGGCCCTACCGGCGTCTCCAGCTGCGCGCCCGCGGACGGGTGGCGGCGTCCTTCGGCGAGCACGAGGCGATCATGGCCGCGATCGAGCGCGGCGATGCGGACGCCGCCGGCCGGGCCATGCGCGAGCACGTCGTCATCCAGGGCGAGCGCTTCGCCGATCTCGTCGCCTCCCTCTCCGACAGCCCGCGCCTGCGCGCCTGACACGCGTCGCGCCCATCCGGCTCGGGCACGATCCGTGCGCGCGAGAGCTTGGCCGACGTGGCGCTTCGCGCGAGGATCGAGGGGATCCGCGCCGAAGAGGGACGCCATGCCGACATCCTCGCTCACCGAGCTTTCCGCCGTCGCGCTCAGGCGCCTGATCGGGCGCAAGGAGATCTCCCCCGTCGCGCTGCTTGACGACGCGATCGCGCGCATCGAGGCGCTGAACCCGGCGGTGAACGCCATCGCGGCCAAGGGCTACGACCGCGCCCGCGCCGAGGCGCGGATGGCGGAGGCGGCGGTCCTGAGGGGCGATCCGCTGGGGCCGCTGCACGGGCTGCCCGTCGGGATCAAGGACCTCGAGGAGACGGCGGGTCTCCTCACCACCCACGGCTCGCCGCTCTACCGCGATCACGTCCTCGAGACGGACGATGCGAGCGTGGCCAACGTGCGCGCCGCCGGCGCCATCGTCGTCGCCAAGACCAACGTGCCCGAATTCGGCGCCGGCGCGAACACGCGCAACGCCGTCTTCGGCGCGACCGGCAATCCGTTCGACCCGCGGCTCAATGCCGGCGGCTCGTCCGGCGGCTCGGCGGTCGCGCTCGCGACCGAGATGCTGCCGCTGTGCTCCGGCTCGGACATGGGCGGCTCGCTGCGCATCCCCGCCGCCCTGTGCGGCGTCGTCGGCTTTCGGCCCTCGCCGGGCCTGGTGCCGATGGAGACGCGCCAGCTCGGCTGGTCGCCGCTTTCCGTCGTCGGCCCCATGGCCCGCACGGTGGAGGACGCGCGGCTCCTCCTCGCCGCGCAGATCGGCTTCGACCCGCGCGAGCCGCTCGCCTTTCCCCTCGATGCGGATGCGGCGCGGCAGGCGCGGCCCGTCGACCTCGCGCGCCTGCGCGTCGCCTGGACGACGGATTTCGGAGGGGCGCCGATGAGCGCCGAGATCGCCGAGACGCTGCGCGCCCGCATGGCGCGGCTGGCGCCGCTCTTCGCGGCCTGCGACGAGATCGCGCTCGATTTCTCCGGCGCCGACGAGATCTTCGACGTGATGCGCGCGCTCTCCTTCGTCGCCCGCCACGAGGACGCCTATCGCGCCGATCCCGACAGCCTCGGCCCGAACGTACGCGCGAACTACGAGATGGGCGCCAGGCTCGGCCTCGCGGACGCGGCGCGGGCGCATGCGGCCCAGACGGCGCTGTTCCGCCGCTTCCAGGCGCTCTACCGCGACTACGACCTGGTGATCGGCCCGGTCACGCCGGTGTCGCCGTTCCCGTGGACGCAGCTCTATCTCGAGGAGCTCGCGGGCGAGCGGCTGCGGAACTACTACCATTGGCTCGCGCCGACCTATTACGTCACCCTCGTCACCAACCCCGCGATCGCGATCCCTTGCGGCCTCGACCCGCGCGGCATGCCCTTCGGCCTTCAGGTCGTGGGCCGCTTCCGGGCAGACCTCGCGCTCCTCGACGCGGCGCAGGCGCTGGAGG comes from Salinarimonas sp. and encodes:
- the dctP gene encoding TRAP transporter substrate-binding protein DctP, which produces MSHRMTGALAALGFAALGATAAAPASAAELRLSHQWSTADVRHRVAQMIADDEAVKASGVDITIYPSESLFKAREQYRPLSRGQLDMTVLPLSYASGQQPAYNLTLMPGLVKNHDHAARLNESPFMEEIEGLMAQDDVMVLVHGYLAGGFASTGQCITAPDDVSGMQMRAAGKSFEQMLAAAGASITSMASSEIYSALQSGVLDAVNTSSESFVSFRLYEQVACFTPAGDTALWFMYQPLLVNKSTFEGLTEEQQQALLAASEKAQAMYLEEAKRGDAEAAETFRNAGVEIAQMSQEDFEAWRALAETSAYAAFVEETPDGRRLLDLALAVD
- a CDS encoding GntR family transcriptional regulator, producing MRRAGDKLSDRLREALEEEIVTGALQPGERLEEVALAQRFAVSRTPIREALHQLAAAGLIENRPRRGALVAEIGPERLVEMFEVMGELEGLCARLAARRAGTADIAAIRAAHEACTQAIETMDVDAYYYRNEIFHERIRETARNAFLLEQATALQRRLRPYRRLQLRARGRVAASFGEHEAIMAAIERGDADAAGRAMREHVVIQGERFADLVASLSDSPRLRA
- a CDS encoding amidase family protein, which encodes MPTSSLTELSAVALRRLIGRKEISPVALLDDAIARIEALNPAVNAIAAKGYDRARAEARMAEAAVLRGDPLGPLHGLPVGIKDLEETAGLLTTHGSPLYRDHVLETDDASVANVRAAGAIVVAKTNVPEFGAGANTRNAVFGATGNPFDPRLNAGGSSGGSAVALATEMLPLCSGSDMGGSLRIPAALCGVVGFRPSPGLVPMETRQLGWSPLSVVGPMARTVEDARLLLAAQIGFDPREPLAFPLDADAARQARPVDLARLRVAWTTDFGGAPMSAEIAETLRARMARLAPLFAACDEIALDFSGADEIFDVMRALSFVARHEDAYRADPDSLGPNVRANYEMGARLGLADAARAHAAQTALFRRFQALYRDYDLVIGPVTPVSPFPWTQLYLEELAGERLRNYYHWLAPTYYVTLVTNPAIAIPCGLDPRGMPFGLQVVGRFRADLALLDAAQALEEALSTMEGMGRPRPDPARLAAPRPELTAIVTAPPPA